From one Humulus lupulus chromosome 8, drHumLupu1.1, whole genome shotgun sequence genomic stretch:
- the LOC133796561 gene encoding uncharacterized protein LOC133796561 has protein sequence MMQVHPTEGESALSVVGPRPMEWAAVPYSSPQAPGQPGKQRTSSLESPIMLLTGHQSAIYTMKFNPAGTVIASGSHDREIFLWHVHGECKNFMVLKGHKNAVLDLQWTTDGSQIISASPDKTLRAWDVETGKQIKKMAEHSSFVNSCCPTRRGPPLIVSGSDDGTAKLWDMRQRGAIQTFPDKYQITAVSFSDASDKIFTGGIDNDVKVWDLRKGEVMLTLQGHQDMITGMSLSPDGSYLLTNGMDCKLCIWDMRPYAPQNRCVKIMEGHQHNFEKNLLKCNWSADGSKVTSGSSDRMVYIWDTTSRRILYKLPGHIGSVNECVFHPTEPIIGSCSSDKQIYLGEI, from the coding sequence ATGATGCAGGTTCATCCGACAGAAGGTGAAAGTGCTTTGTCTGTAGTTGGTCCAAGGCCAATGGAATGGGCTGCTGTTCCGTACAGTTCTCCTCAAGCACCTGGGCAACCTGGAAAGCAAAGAACTTCTAGTTTGGAATCACCAATCATGTTGCTGACCGGTCATCAGAGTGCTATATACACAATGAAGTTTAATCCAGCTGGAACAGTGATTGCATCCGGCTCTCACGACAGGGAAATTTTCTTGTGGCATGTCCATGGAGAATGTAAGAACTTTATGGTCTTAAAAGGACACAAGAATGCAGTTTTGGATCTTCAATGGACTACTGATGGGTCTCAGATCATATCTGCTAGTCCAGACAAAACTCTTAGGGCATGGGATGTTGAAACCGGAAAACAAATAAAGAAGATGGCAGAACATTCCTCATTTGTGAATTCGTGCTGTCCAACTCGCAGGGGACCTCCTCTCATAGTGAGTGGATCTGATGATGGAACTGCCAAACTATGGGATATGCGTCAAAGGGGTGCAATCCAAACATTTCCTGATAAGTATCAAATTACTGCAGTCAGCTTCTCGGATGCATCAGATAAGATCTTCACAGGTGGTATTGATAATGATGTTAAGGTCTGGGACTTGCGCAAGGGTGAAGTAATGTTGACACTTCAAGGACATCAAGATATGATAACAGGTATGTCATTAAGTCCTGATGGGTCATATCTTCTTACTAATGGAATGGACTGCAAGCTCTGCATTTGGGACATGCGGCCCTATGCACCCCAGAATCGTTGTGTGAAGATAATGGAAGGCCACCAGCACAACTTTGAAAAGAACTTGTTGAAATGTAACTGGTCTGCGGATGGAAGCAAAGTCACTTCTGGTAGTTCTGACCGGATGGTTTACATATGGGATACTACTTCCCGACGTATCTTGTATAAACTCCCAGGACACATTGGATCCGTGAACGAGTGTGTCTTCCACCCAACTGAGCCAATCATTGGATCTTGCAGTAGTGATAAGCAGATTTATCTTGGGGAGATATAA
- the LOC133796562 gene encoding ion channel CASTOR-like isoform X2: MTVDLDSAPSASPSSSRDWYFPSPPPIVYSSPNLPKYPRRFSQNPPLSRPPFRRHASSSAAAPPPTTFHNAGLRRRVGFTRRTDLPPTSDSVSAPKAETSPSVVGDKASATKKIKLNRFQIRIRWKMAITVAILITAFSSLLYQNFSLHDQVNELQEHIYELELILQVHNVSRTMNDGSDSVHSLPSKGLKRLALFVSVTLLSIPLLVFKYVDYVSRSRSRSSESSSEEVSLNKQLAYRVDAFLSVNPYAKSLGLLIATLLLICVGGLALFGVKDDSLAECLWLSWTYVADSGNHTNSEKIGERLVSVSISFGGMLVFAMMLGLVSDAISEKFDSLRKGRSEVVEQNHTLILGWSDKLGSLLNQLAIANESLGGGVVVVMAERDKEEMELDIAKMEFDFKGTSVICRSGSPLILVDLKKVSVSKARAIVILAEDGNADQSDARALRTVLSLTGVKEGLRGHIVVELSDLDNEVLVKLVGGDLVETVVAHDVIGRLMIQCARQPGLAQIWEDILGFENCEFYIKRWQQLDGLHFEDVLLSFPDAIPCGVKVASLGGKIILNPDDSYVLQEGDEVLVIAEDDDTYAPAALPMVWRGSLPKDFIVPAKEEKILFCGWRRDMEDMIMVLDAFLAQGSELWMFNEVAEKEREKKLIDGGLDIERLENITLVNREGNAVIRRHLESLPLESFDSILILADESVEDSAIQADSRSLATLLLIRDIQAKRLPMVTQVQNGSFSLGSWIGEMQQASDKSVIISEILDPRTKNLLAMSKISDYVLSNELVSMALAMVAEDRQINDVLEELFAEEGNELQIRQADLYLSEGEELSFYEIIIRARQRREIVIGYRLADAERAIINPPSKSIRRRWSVKDVFVAIAEKE; this comes from the exons ATGACCGTTGACCTGGACTCAGCACCATCCGCTTCCCCAAGCAGCAGCAGAGACTGGTACTTTCCTTCACCACCGCCCATCGTCTATTCCTCCCCCAATTTACCTAAATACCCTCGCCGCTTCTCCCAAAACCCCCCACTCTCCCGCCCTCCTTTTCGTCGCCACGCTTCCTCCTCCGCCGCCGCTCCGCCACCGACAACATTCCACAATGCAGGCCTTCGCCGGAGAGTTGGCTTCACTCGTCGGACCGATCTTCCACCGACATCGGATTCCGTTTCGGCGCCAAAGGCTGAGACTTCGCCCTCCGTTGTTGGTGACAAAGCTTCTGCTACCAAGAAGATCAAGCTTAACCGTTTTCAGATTCGAATTCGCtggaaaatggccatcaccgtagcg ATTCTGATCACAGCTTTTTCATCACTACTGTACCAAAATTTCTCTTTACACGACCAAGTCAATGAGTTGCAG GAGCATATTTATGAGCTTGAACTTATATTGCAAGTTCACAATGTGTCAAGAACTATGAATGATGGTAGTGATTCCGTACACTCCCTCCCCAGTAAAGGCTTAAAGAGACTAGCTCTGTTTGTCTCTGTCACACTGTTGTCTATTCCTCTTCTTGTCTTTAAGTATGTTGACTATGTATCAAGGTCAAGGTCAAGATCATCAGAAAGTAGTTCAGAAGAAGTTTCTCTAAACAAGCAGCTGGCATATAGGGTAGATGCCTTTTTATCTGTTAATCCATATGCTAAGTCGCTGGGATTGTTAATTGCAACTCTGTTACTTATCTGTGTTGGTGGATTGGCGCTTTTTGGTGTGAAAGACGATAGCTTAGCGGAGTGCCTTTGGTTATCATGGACTTATGTAGCTGATTCTGGCAATCACACTAATTCTGAAAAGATTGGTGAACGATTAGTATCCGTTTCTATTAGTTTTGGGGGTATGCTTGTTTTTGCAATGATGCTTGGTCTTGTCTCTGATGCTATTTCTGAGAAGTTTGATTCTTTGAGGAAAGGAAGAAGCGAGGTAGTTGAGCAAAACCATACTTTGATTCTTGGCTGGAGTGATAAATTG GGATCCCTTTTAAATCAGCTAGCAATAGCAAATGAGAGTCTGGGTGGAGGAGTGGTTGTTGTGATGGCCGAGAGAGACAAAGAAGAAATGGAGCTTGACATTGCTAAAATGGAATTTGATTTCAAAGGAACATCTGTCATATGCAGAAGTGGGAGTCCTCTTATTCTAGTTGACTTGAAAAAG GTATCTGTCTCTAAGGCCCGTGCAATAGTCATCCTTGCTGAAGATGGAAATGCTGATCAG AGTGATGCTCGTGCACTGAGAACAGTTTTAAGTCTGACTGGAGTTAAAGAAGGGTTAAGAGGACATATAGTAGTTGAACTAAGTGATCTTGACAATGAGGTTCTTGTTAAGCTTGTTGGTGGGGACCTTGTCGAGACTGTTGTGGCTCATGATGTAATTGGTCGCTTGATGATTCAATGTGCTAGACAGCCAGGCCTTGCACAG ATTTGGGAAGATATCCTTGGGTTTGAAAATTGTGAGTTCTACATCAAAAGGTGGCAACAGTTGGATGGCCTACATTTCGAGGATGTGTTGTTAAGTTTTCCTGATGCAATTCCTTGTGGAGTCAAGGTTGCATCATTAGGTGGTAAGATCATTCTGAATCCTGATGATTCCTATGTTCTACAAGAAGGCGATGAAGTTCTTGTTATAGCAGAGGATGATGATACGTATGCTCCAGCTGCTTTACCTATG GTTTGGAGAGGAAGTCTACCCAAAGACTTTATTGTTCCAGCGAAAGAAGAAAAGATACTATTTTGTGGTTGGCGACGAGATATGGAAGATATGATTATG GTCTTGGATGCCTTTTTGGCTCAAGGTTCGGAGCTCTGGATGTTTAATGAAGTGGCAGAAAAGGAAAGGGAAAAAAAACTTATCGATGGTGGCCTTGACATAGAGCGGTTGGAGAATATAACTTTGGTTAATCGTGAAGGAAATGCTGTTATACGACGCCATTTGGAAAGCCTTCCTTTGGAATCTTTTGATTCG ATCTTAATTTTGGCTGATGAGTCTGTAGAAGATTCAGCAATTCAAGCGGATTCTAGATCTCTTGCCACATTACTGTTGATTCGTGATATTCAG GCCAAGCGACTGCCCATGGTAACACAAGTTCAAAATGGAAGCTTCTCCCTGGGCTCTTGGATTGGTGAAATGCAGCAAGCTTCTGATAAGTCAGTTATAATAAGTGAAATTTTGGATCCAAGGACTAAAAATCTGTTAGCTATGTCAAAAATCAGTGATTATGTGCTATCGAATGAACTTGTCAGCATGGCATTAGCCATGGTTGCAGAAGATCGACAAATAAATGATGTTTTGGAAGAGCTCTTTGCAGAGGAG GGAAACGAGTTACAAATAAGGCAAGCAGATCTCTATCTCTCTGAAGGTGAGGAATTGAGTTTTTatgaaataatcataagagcCCGACAGAGGAGGGAGATTGTGATCGGTTATCGGTTAGCTGATGCTGAGAGAGCTATCATCAATCCTCCATCTAAAAGCATTAGACGAAGGTGGTCAGTCAAGGATGTTTTCGTTGCAATTGCTGAGAAGGAATGA
- the LOC133796562 gene encoding ion channel CASTOR-like isoform X1, producing MTVDLDSAPSASPSSSRDWYFPSPPPIVYSSPNLPKYPRRFSQNPPLSRPPFRRHASSSAAAPPPTTFHNAGLRRRVGFTRRTDLPPTSDSVSAPKAETSPSVVGDKASATKKIKLNRFQIRIRWKMAITVAILITAFSSLLYQNFSLHDQVNELQEHIYELELILQVHNVSRTMNDGSDSVHSLPSKGLKRLALFVSVTLLSIPLLVFKYVDYVSRSRSRSSESSSEEVSLNKQLAYRVDAFLSVNPYAKSLGLLIATLLLICVGGLALFGVKDDSLAECLWLSWTYVADSGNHTNSEKIGERLVSVSISFGGMLVFAMMLGLVSDAISEKFDSLRKGRSEVVEQNHTLILGWSDKLGSLLNQLAIANESLGGGVVVVMAERDKEEMELDIAKMEFDFKGTSVICRSGSPLILVDLKKVSVSKARAIVILAEDGNADQSDARALRTVLSLTGVKEGLRGHIVVELSDLDNEVLVKLVGGDLVETVVAHDVIGRLMIQCARQPGLAQIWEDILGFENCEFYIKRWQQLDGLHFEDVLLSFPDAIPCGVKVASLGGKIILNPDDSYVLQEGDEVLVIAEDDDTYAPAALPMVKEASFIHISRPARKPQKILLCGWRRDIDDMIVVLDAFLAQGSELWMFNEVAEKEREKKLIDGGLDIERLENITLVNREGNAVIRRHLESLPLESFDSILILADESVEDSAIQADSRSLATLLLIRDIQAKRLPMVTQVQNGSFSLGSWIGEMQQASDKSVIISEILDPRTKNLLAMSKISDYVLSNELVSMALAMVAEDRQINDVLEELFAEEGNELQIRQADLYLSEGEELSFYEIIIRARQRREIVIGYRLADAERAIINPPSKSIRRRWSVKDVFVAIAEKE from the exons ATGACCGTTGACCTGGACTCAGCACCATCCGCTTCCCCAAGCAGCAGCAGAGACTGGTACTTTCCTTCACCACCGCCCATCGTCTATTCCTCCCCCAATTTACCTAAATACCCTCGCCGCTTCTCCCAAAACCCCCCACTCTCCCGCCCTCCTTTTCGTCGCCACGCTTCCTCCTCCGCCGCCGCTCCGCCACCGACAACATTCCACAATGCAGGCCTTCGCCGGAGAGTTGGCTTCACTCGTCGGACCGATCTTCCACCGACATCGGATTCCGTTTCGGCGCCAAAGGCTGAGACTTCGCCCTCCGTTGTTGGTGACAAAGCTTCTGCTACCAAGAAGATCAAGCTTAACCGTTTTCAGATTCGAATTCGCtggaaaatggccatcaccgtagcg ATTCTGATCACAGCTTTTTCATCACTACTGTACCAAAATTTCTCTTTACACGACCAAGTCAATGAGTTGCAG GAGCATATTTATGAGCTTGAACTTATATTGCAAGTTCACAATGTGTCAAGAACTATGAATGATGGTAGTGATTCCGTACACTCCCTCCCCAGTAAAGGCTTAAAGAGACTAGCTCTGTTTGTCTCTGTCACACTGTTGTCTATTCCTCTTCTTGTCTTTAAGTATGTTGACTATGTATCAAGGTCAAGGTCAAGATCATCAGAAAGTAGTTCAGAAGAAGTTTCTCTAAACAAGCAGCTGGCATATAGGGTAGATGCCTTTTTATCTGTTAATCCATATGCTAAGTCGCTGGGATTGTTAATTGCAACTCTGTTACTTATCTGTGTTGGTGGATTGGCGCTTTTTGGTGTGAAAGACGATAGCTTAGCGGAGTGCCTTTGGTTATCATGGACTTATGTAGCTGATTCTGGCAATCACACTAATTCTGAAAAGATTGGTGAACGATTAGTATCCGTTTCTATTAGTTTTGGGGGTATGCTTGTTTTTGCAATGATGCTTGGTCTTGTCTCTGATGCTATTTCTGAGAAGTTTGATTCTTTGAGGAAAGGAAGAAGCGAGGTAGTTGAGCAAAACCATACTTTGATTCTTGGCTGGAGTGATAAATTG GGATCCCTTTTAAATCAGCTAGCAATAGCAAATGAGAGTCTGGGTGGAGGAGTGGTTGTTGTGATGGCCGAGAGAGACAAAGAAGAAATGGAGCTTGACATTGCTAAAATGGAATTTGATTTCAAAGGAACATCTGTCATATGCAGAAGTGGGAGTCCTCTTATTCTAGTTGACTTGAAAAAG GTATCTGTCTCTAAGGCCCGTGCAATAGTCATCCTTGCTGAAGATGGAAATGCTGATCAG AGTGATGCTCGTGCACTGAGAACAGTTTTAAGTCTGACTGGAGTTAAAGAAGGGTTAAGAGGACATATAGTAGTTGAACTAAGTGATCTTGACAATGAGGTTCTTGTTAAGCTTGTTGGTGGGGACCTTGTCGAGACTGTTGTGGCTCATGATGTAATTGGTCGCTTGATGATTCAATGTGCTAGACAGCCAGGCCTTGCACAG ATTTGGGAAGATATCCTTGGGTTTGAAAATTGTGAGTTCTACATCAAAAGGTGGCAACAGTTGGATGGCCTACATTTCGAGGATGTGTTGTTAAGTTTTCCTGATGCAATTCCTTGTGGAGTCAAGGTTGCATCATTAGGTGGTAAGATCATTCTGAATCCTGATGATTCCTATGTTCTACAAGAAGGCGATGAAGTTCTTGTTATAGCAGAGGATGATGATACGTATGCTCCAGCTGCTTTACCTATG GTCAAAGAGGCATCATTTATACACATTTCCCGCCCAGCAAGAAAGCCACAGAAGATTCTACTATGTGGATGGAGGAGGGACATTGATGATATGATTGTG GTCTTGGATGCCTTTTTGGCTCAAGGTTCGGAGCTCTGGATGTTTAATGAAGTGGCAGAAAAGGAAAGGGAAAAAAAACTTATCGATGGTGGCCTTGACATAGAGCGGTTGGAGAATATAACTTTGGTTAATCGTGAAGGAAATGCTGTTATACGACGCCATTTGGAAAGCCTTCCTTTGGAATCTTTTGATTCG ATCTTAATTTTGGCTGATGAGTCTGTAGAAGATTCAGCAATTCAAGCGGATTCTAGATCTCTTGCCACATTACTGTTGATTCGTGATATTCAG GCCAAGCGACTGCCCATGGTAACACAAGTTCAAAATGGAAGCTTCTCCCTGGGCTCTTGGATTGGTGAAATGCAGCAAGCTTCTGATAAGTCAGTTATAATAAGTGAAATTTTGGATCCAAGGACTAAAAATCTGTTAGCTATGTCAAAAATCAGTGATTATGTGCTATCGAATGAACTTGTCAGCATGGCATTAGCCATGGTTGCAGAAGATCGACAAATAAATGATGTTTTGGAAGAGCTCTTTGCAGAGGAG GGAAACGAGTTACAAATAAGGCAAGCAGATCTCTATCTCTCTGAAGGTGAGGAATTGAGTTTTTatgaaataatcataagagcCCGACAGAGGAGGGAGATTGTGATCGGTTATCGGTTAGCTGATGCTGAGAGAGCTATCATCAATCCTCCATCTAAAAGCATTAGACGAAGGTGGTCAGTCAAGGATGTTTTCGTTGCAATTGCTGAGAAGGAATGA
- the LOC133796563 gene encoding uncharacterized protein LOC133796563, which produces MTMLPLCSATPTCSSHSQTSFHGGGGLLRPSSSFHKEFETRCLMECHVFGSSSTGMHFQRDFIRTNAAKSVSLSLVNEHSCSNGSDHLKCNYSYMWNSSTADLYNNSPMGNSLELKYIQNSDLSSTDIGIVDYAGLLDGNEKVLPASVEPEAVLPIDLAPEPFLSGLPSASLDVKGFEEFANELGHTFSDSINKGENALKSSLESINSSISSIIRSANDAVDGAVGKAFSSFDQTGELAGGKLTNFSSGLKETTGTAAVVAVDVLRRTIVAVENALANGTSFAVYSYQSVKEFFPPEVRNALNLSEERATEILTPAKIAFQKVYIAIEGIEESLGFDPNDPIVPFVLLVGTSAALWVFFWVSTYSGYAGDLSPQLTLEVLRGKENAVLIDIRPEVLRERDGIPDLRRAARYRYTSVTLPAVDGSMLKLFKNGRDLEDSLTAAVIKNLKIVQDRSKVIVLDADGSRSKGIARSLRKLGVKQPYLVQGGFQSWVKQGLRIKELKPESTLTILNEEAEAILEDINPSPVQVLGYGVGLAAALYALLEWEKTLQFIGVFGVGQTIFRRVASYEGAEDFRQDVKLLLAPVRLGTQAFSWAAEKLETNGIGLPTSPSSSAVQNRVLQAAAKHESKPSDAEGLANPSSEATISVGEKVDLSEA; this is translated from the exons ATGACAATGTTGCCTCTTTGCTCTGCAACTCCAACTTGTTCTTCTCATTCTCAG ACGTCCTTTCATGGAGGAGGAGGATTATTGCGTCCCTCTTCCTCATTCCATAAGGAATTTGAGACTAGATGTCTTATGGAATGCCATGTTTTTGGGTCATCATCGACTGGAATGCATTTTCAAAGGGACTTCATCAGAACCAATGCTGCAAAATCAGTGTCTTTGAGTTTGGTTAATGAACATTCTTGTTCAAATGGGTCAGACCATCTTAAGTGTAATTATTCCTATATGTGGAACTCTTCAACTGCAGACTTATACAACAATTCCCCCATGGGAAATAGCTTAGAACTGAAGTACATCCAAAATTCAGACCTATCTTCTACAGATATTGGGATTGTTGACTATGCAGGCCTCTTAGATGGAAATGAGAAGGTTTTACCAGCATCTGTAGAACCTGAAGCTGTATTACCTATCGATTTAGCACCTGAACCTTTCCTGTCTGGGCTTCCCTCTGCCTCCTTAGATGTGAAAGGGTTTGAGGAATTTGCTAATGAGCTTGGTCACACTTTCAGTGATTCAATAAACAAAGGTGAGAATGCTTTGAAAAGCTCACTAGAGTCTATCAATTCATCAATATCATCCATCATTCGAAGTGCTAATGATGCTGTGGATGGCGCCGTTGGTAAAGCCTTTTCATCTTTTGATCAAACTGGCGAATTAGCTGGTGGTAAACTGACCAACTTTTCAAGTGGCTTGAAGGAAACCACAGGCACAGCAGCTGTTGTTGCTGTTGATGTATTGAGACGTACAATTGTTGCAGTGGAGAATGCTTTAGCAAATGGCACTTCCTTTGCTGTTTATTCTTATCAGTCTGTCAAGGAATTCTTTCCTCCTGAGGTTAGGAATGCACTTAACTTATCTGAAGAGAGAGCAACCGAAATCTTGACGCCTGCCAAGATTGCTTTCCAGAAG GTTTATATTGCTATTGAGGGAATTGAGGAAAGTCTTGGCTTTGATCCAAATGATCCAATTGTTCCATTTGTTCTTTTGGTTGGCACCTCTGCCGCTTTATG GGTATTCTTTTGGGTGTCCACATACAGCGGTTATGCGGGAGATTTGTCTCCTCAATTGACTTTGGAGGTCTTGAGAGGGAAAGAAAATGCTGTGCTCATTGATATCCGACCTGAG GTTTTGAGAGAAAGAGATGGTATTCCTGATCTTCGCCGAGCAGCTCGTTATCGCTATACTAGCGTCACTCTTCCTGCG GTTGATGGATCAATGCTGAAGTTGTTCAAGAATGGAAGAGACCTTGAGGACTCCTTGACTGCTGCTGTTATTAAAAACTTGAAGATTGTCCAG GACAGATCCAAGGTTATAGTTCTGGATGCTGATGGTTCTCGTTCTAAAGGAATTGCAAGATCCTTGAGAAAACTTGGGGTTAAG CAACCTTACTTGGTTCAAGGTGGGTTCCAATCTTGGGTGAAACAGGGTCTCCGTATTAAGGAACTCAAGCCTGAGTCAACACTAACCATACTCAATGAG GAAGCTGAAGCAATTCTAGAGGATATTAATCCTTCTCCAGTACAAGTTCTTGGATATGGTGTG GGTTTGGCTGCAGCGTTGTATGCTCTACTAG AGTGGGAAAAGACACTACAATTCATTGGCGTCTTTGGCGTTGGTCAG ACCATTTTTCGGCGGGTTGCTTCTTATGAGGGTGCTGAAGATTTCAGACAAGATGTGAA GCTATTGCTTGCTCCTGTTAGACTTGGAACTCAGGCTTTCTCATGGGCAGCCGAAAAGTTGGAGACAAATGGCATTGGACTACCAACATCTCCATCGTCCTCAGCTGTACAAAACCGGGTTCTTCAGGCTGCTGCAAAGCATGAATCTAAACCGTCTGATGCAGAAGGTCTAGCCAATCCATCTTCTGAAGCCACAATATCAGTGGGTGAGAAGGTAGATCTCTCTGAAGCATAG